Below is a genomic region from Rhinatrema bivittatum chromosome 8, aRhiBiv1.1, whole genome shotgun sequence.
AGATCGAATGGAACTGTGACCTGGATAAGCCTCCTTCGGACTGCAATCCTCACTACTCCTTTAGCCGTCTGGATTACAAGGTTGCTGAAAAATCCATTTCTTCTGGATACAACTTCAGGTATTAAATAAGAGTCTGCTGAGGATGCTTGCATTGCATCTATGCCATCAGTACACGTGGCAAGCTCCTGGGCGGTTTGAAAAAACCGCTGTCCACTGAAAGCTCTTTGTCAACAATAGCACCTGACCATCTATTGCGTTGCAGGGATGTGTAATGACCCGCGGAGTGGTTAAGGTTGCTAGGTGACTCTTTCTTAATTCCCACAGATGCAAACGGAAAATATCTTCACACTGTacttagctgattttcacatttattgtcCCAGTAAATGGAGTATATATAATAATCTAGGACTAATAAAAATTGCAATGCACATAAGAATAAGGTATAATGTAAACAAgggaaaaatacaaatttaatgGAAAATGAGATACAAGATATGCATAGAACAAGTTAATCAAatccagaggggaaaaaaaaatacatatatctgTTTACAAAGTAAAACCAAATCTATTCACTTCCCTGCAGTCGTCCCATGAATCTCAGCAGTACAGCACTCCATAACTCTTAGGACTCAGAGCACTGGAATATGACATGTCATCAAATGTCTTACATTACCGCCAATACTAAGGCGTTGGTCTTGGGAGGTGGTTTACATAGAATATCTCATTCTTTGTCTGATTTTTCCTGCCAGTACCCAGCTGTAAATCAGGCTGTGTACCCTCTCCTTTCACACGCATGCCAGCCCTAGGGAAGAGGGGCCCTGCCAGGTACTGGCTCAAAAAGGTTAGTGGAATGTGACCTATAGGTTTCCTGAGGGCCTCAGAGACTCATCACTTGCACACAAAATTCAGTGGTTTAGTTTTCCAGGGAAGACAAAGAGTTTAACAAAAGAGAGAAGCCAAAAGGCTTAACAAATTCGGAATGTATATATATTCACAATATATACAGCTCAATCTGTCTCTATCTAATACAGGATGTACATCCATTgttctgaagactggagggtggccaatgtaaccccaatatttaaaaagggctccaagggccaTCCGGgttactatagaccagtgagcctgacttcagtgccgggaaaaatagtggaaactattctaaagatcaaaatcacagaacatatagaaagacatggtttaatggaacatagtcaacatggatttacccaagggaagtcttgcctaacaaatctgcttcatttttttgaaggggttaataaacacgtggataaaggtgaaccagtagatgtagtgtatttggattttcagaaggcgtttgacaaagtccctcatgagaggcttctaagaaaactaaaaagtcatgggataggaggcaatgtcctttcgtggattacaaactggttaaaagacaggaaacagagagtaggattaaatggtcaattttctccgtggaaaagggtaaacagtggagtgcctcagggatctgtacttggaccagtgcttttcaatatatatatataaatgatctggaaaggaatacaacgaatgaggttatcaaatttgcagacgatacaaaatttttcagaatagttaaatcacaagtggattgtgatacattacaggaggatcttgcaagactagaagattgggcatccaaatggcagatgaaatttaatgtggacaagtgcaaggtgttgcacatagggaaaaataacccttgctgtagttacacgatgttaggttccatattaggaactaccacccaggaaaaagatctaggcatcatagtggataatactttaaaaatcatcagatcagtgtgctgcagctcgattaggaagggaatagttaataaaatggaaaatgtcataatgcatctgtatcgctccatggtgagaccactgcTCCGTGaatagtgtacaattctggtcgccgcatctcaaaaaaatatggaaaaaaggatttgcactcacaaagaggggagtagctggcttgttacggcggttactaccccaacccaaataagcctgatacttcactttcaatgcatatccagcatagttctctgcttcaacggcagggctgaagaaaaactgatacttcacacatccagcagagctctctacttcaacggcaggggagaagaaaaagggttcgcactcacaaagcggggagtagctggcttgttacggcggttactaccccaaaccaaatgtgcctgatacttcactttcaatgcatatccagcatggctctctgcttcaacggcatgggagaaagactgatacatcacgcatttccagcatagctctctgcttcaacggcaggggaaaagaaaaacaaccaataagggctgtataacatagtctgggtaaaacaaataagcatgggtgtagcttgcttattgcggcggttactaccccctactacccctaactaatcaagctagacatttcacttgaatgcagctccatcactgctctctacattaatggtgggggtggaagggaaatagaaccaagagctaagagaaacagataagtatgagagaaaaaatgtgtgaggcttgctgggcagactggatgggccgtttggtcttcttctgccatcatttctatgtttctttgtttctataagttgcgatggagaaggtacagagaagggcaaccaaaatgataaaggggatgaacagctccctatgaggaaaggctgaagaggctgttcagcttggagaagagacgtctgaagggaggatatgatagaggtctttaaaatcatgagaggccttgaacgagtaaatgtgaatcgattatttacactttaagataatagaaggaccagggggcactccatgaagttagcaagtagcacatttaagactaatcggagaaaattctttttcactcaacgcacaaataagctctggaatttgttgccagaggatgtggttagtgcagttagtgtagctgggttcaaaaaaggtttggataagctcttggaagagaagtccattaactgctattaatcaagtttacttagggaatagccactgctattaattgcatcagtagcatgggatcttcttggtgtttgggtaattgccaggtttttgtagcctggtttggcctctgttggaaacaggatggctgggcttgatggatccttggtctgacccagcatggcaatttcttatgttctttcatttCCAATGCAAACTGACAGAAAACACAACAcatgttcattttgtttcatttatgtatttttagcatgcaggaacaaaagaaaaaaaaaagaaataagtaagCAGCAGTAGGTCAATATCTGCCAATTACAAGTTGGTTTCAAGAGCACTATTAATTCTAGGGTCCATGTTGCAGTGTAGATCATGACACATGCTGTGATTCTGTAATACCTTTCTGTTAATTAAGAGCCATATGTACAAAGCGCTTTCCCAATAGATGCAAAATGGGTGAAAAGCCCTAATACAGATGGTTCTCAGTTAGCTCTTTTAAACTTTAGGAGggcatgtaaaagaaaaaaattcctacCATCTCTAACATTGTTTTCTGTTTTAGGTTTGCAAAGTACTATCGAGATAGTGAAGGAATCGATTATCGGACACTGATAAAAGCCTACGGAATCCGGTTTAATGTTATGGTGAATGGAAAGGTACAAGTGTAACATACATGTTAGGCATGCAGTAAGGGGTGGCTAAGGCTCACTAGTGCAAGCATGCAGCGTTTCAGAAACTATCAGCAGTAAAGCTTTAGTTTTTGTTGTACAAGAAATGTGCTTTGGAGATTTAAGGCAgatgatttttaaatttaaaaagggaaaaCACGGGGGGGAAAAACAGTGCTCTCTCCTGTTAGGAACAGTACCGCATGGCCTGGATTTCCACTGAGCCTTTTTCAGGTAGCATGCTGGAATCCCAGGCATGATGACCCATGTGCTCCATGAACAGGTGCACACAAGGAAGCTTTTCTGCAAACCCAAGCATAGGATTGCTGCAGCATGCATGCTGAAACTTGCAGACTTCACAAACCTGTTGCTGTCATACATCTCACACCACCAACTAATTCTTAAGGCAATCTGACTGGGAAAAATTGGCTTTCAATACATGGTTCTATAAATGGCTGGGATTTGAGCATGTTTGGGACAGACACCACGAGAAGTTAGTGACAGGGAAAAAGACAAGGGAGACCAGAGGCTATGATGTATGAGAGCACAGGAAACAGCTACAACTGGGCTGATCAAGCGGTCCTTATCTTCCCACCACGTCTGTGCTTCTTGAACAATGTTCTGTTGATGTTAACAGTATAAACTTTCTTTGAATCTTCGCATGTCTCTTTCAGGCTGGCAGATTTAGCATCATTCCAACAGTTATCAACCTTGGTTCAGGCCTGGCCCTGATGGGAGCAGTTAAGTGCTAAATCATCTTTTAAACAACTAGAGTATGTCCATGCTTAATTAAAAATGATGATGATTTCAGTTCAGAAGAAAAATCTCTTAACCCATACCTTCTTGGTGAAATGTTGAAAAGCTGCCCTTCACTCTTAAAGAGGTTTCTGTCATGTAAAATCCCCTATACTTACAGCCTTTGAGCAGAAACCCGAGCGTTATGCACTCAGACCATGCTGCATTCTCATCATTCCCTCCCTGTGTTTCATATTCCGTAGGGGGCATTCTTTTGTGACCTGATACTGCTGTATTTGATCAAAAAGAGCAATTTTTACCGAGACAAGAAATTTGAAAAAGTGATGTAAGTACAATTACTTAATGCACAAGGCTGTAGTAAACCTACACGGGGGTAGTTTGCCCACTCCcaaaagcatttaaaaataaaaggaggTGGAACTTTCTTCATTTCATCAAATTTGCCAATCAGAATTATATTGCTCATACTTTTGTGAATAGAACTACTTTAATTAGGTTTTATTTAGAAAACCACATCAATGCAATAAAAGCAGTTTATAATTcacatacataaaaacaataaaaccaagattATCACAATTAAAACCAGAACACAAACATAAACAGAacatacaaaacaaattaaaataaaataaaaaatcatattgTATATCATACCCTGCCTCTTTCACTTTATTAAACCATTGTATTTGCACAAGATGAATTTTCTGTTAGTTTTATAATGACTGAAAAAGGTatagaaaacaaaattaagaggTGGCAAGTAATTAACTTACAGAAGTCATGTGTTTCCAGTTACTCTATGGTAGCCATGCAATCATCTTAGGGCGGTGAGGAACAAAGATTTGAATGTATTCAATTTACTACAGAAGCCTCAGGACAGTAGCAAATTGCATGTTTCCTGCTTCTCTTTTCTGTCTCCCTTCTGGGTTGGATCAGGCTCTAGCCGGAAAGGACAATCCAGACAGGGGGTGATGGGAGAGGGGCAGTGGAATGATCCCAGCCAGGGATGGCTGGACCATTTATATTATAGGGCAGTACCTGCGGACCCACAACACCATTCCCTAGCCTTGGATAGGGACCAATGACCCTTAGTGCACCGGGGGCCCGGATCATTATCAGTTCATCCCCGATCCTAGCACTTACAGCAAAGAACTACATGAAGAACTGCAGTCATAACGAATAGCCTAACCCTTGCCAGGAAAGGGCAATAGAACTggatgaagaaaaggaaaaaggtttCACAGATGTGGCAGTGAAAGAATTTGTACCCATCTCTGTATTTTAACTCTCTCATTAGGGGGTCTGATGGACTGACCATATTTCCCCATAGATATAAGATGGGGATAAACCTTTTACTTAGTAAcacatccactctgcccagcaagctatttttgttattttttaaaattgtgttctTAAGATAATTCTTGCTCTGTGCGGTTACCCGTCAGCATAGGTTACCCTTTTCTTCTTCTCCATCATTTAGCCAATAGgcatcctttgtgtttatcccaagcccttttgaattccattaatgTCCTTGTCCTCACTCTCTCATGCATCCACCATGCTTTCCAAGAAGTAATACTTTCTTTAGTAAAGCTCGTGCATTGCTGTAAAGCAGAGGTCAAACTGAAGGGCAAAAAGCAATGTCTGCCTGTGCTGAGATTTCACCTGTGATAGCCTTATTTTTGCTTCCGTAGATCTTCTTCCAAAAAATTGGCAGCAAACTGCAGACTGAACAGAAATCAGGATGCTAAACCCAAGGACAACCTGGAACAAGTGAAACAGGCGGGTCAGCGGACTTGCTCGTGCACCTGTGGGCGAGATGGAGCAGAGGATGTGCTCTATGGGTGTGGAACCCTAACAGAGACCCATGAATTACAAATCTATTGTCCAGGAAGACAAGACAGAAAACAAGACAAGCAGCAGGGACCCCAAGTATGGTGTGGTGAGCAATCCACTAAATGGTCTGCTAAAAATGGCGCAACTTTCAGCAAATGTCTACCATAACCAGAAATGATAAAAATAATGCTGTAAACTACTCCATCACTCCAGGTTTACATTTCATGAGAGAAAGTGATATCTACAACTAGCCTACAGTCTCTCTGCTCCCTGAAGacattctctctcttctgcagTGCATTGATTTCCAGATTAACAAGACTATTTTTGATCAGTTTCAATTGGTAACACACCAACACTGCTGGAAAAGTGATGGTGTAGTACAACACTGCACTTTTATTTAGGCCTCTTAGTAGCTTCAATGCACTAGACAGAAATGCCCTTGTGTGAATACTATGCAAGAAATGGCTAGTCTTCTACTCCTCATCTCCACTGaggcatcttaaaaaaaaaaaccccatttctCATAAAGGGCTTCCAGAGAAGAGGTTTCTTCCCaggttgttgttttgttttttttgtcaagcATAATAAATATCAGCAAAACAAAAACTGATACTTACATGTAGTAATGTGTAATTATTTGAAATAAGGTCATTATTCTTAGGATTATTATCAGGACTTACTAGCCACCTTTACACAGAGGTTCACCCAAGGAGGTATACAGAAAAGTCATGTATCCCTGTCTATTGGTGATTTTGCCTCATGAATGAGATCAATGAATGGGTTCCTAGTCAATTCAGATATCCCCCAACCTGAAGTAGAACAATCAAAGTCATAAGTGATAAAAAACTGGCTCCTTTTATTGCTTAAGTGagataaatgaaaatgaatgttCTAAACTAGATTCAGTGGCTCATCAGAACTCTGTACATAGAAATGATGTAACAGAAGCCACACCTGCATTGCTGAATCAGTTCTAGCTATACCAAATCTCAACACATCCTAACTCAGAAAACACCTTTCAAAATTCTGTTACCATAACAAGCCAGATGAGGATGTTAAGCTTTGGGCATGCACCTGGGATGAAAAAACAGCTTGTGGTAAGGGAATATTATCTTGAATAAGTTTGGACACAAGGAGCATAAAGTCTGCCCAAAGATGTTAAGAGCTGCTTTTAATAAGACACACAAACTACAAATCATACTCAGAGGTGCTTTAGAAAGCTTTATTTCTTATTGACAGTTCAGGAAAATCTGCCCTAACCCTAGGTGCAGTGGCATGCGCCTCTTGCCAGTCCCATGCATCAGTCATTGAGAAAAGATACTGGCTGATCCTATAGTACAATGAGAAAGAGTACCCATCTGTGCTCCACCCCACTAAAGCACTTCCGTGTTTGCAACTGTGAAGTCTTCAGTCATTGGTTTCTCACACTATTACTCattgcatgttttataaaatattatgtagCTACACGTGTGATTTTCCACATCAAACATTACTGTTGTAGTATCGGCAGTGCCTTGCTGCTCATGATGGGCTACTGCAGTCAGTAATATGAATGCGAGAACAGCATCAACACAAAAAACTTCTCTCAGTGTTTTTATGGAGACTATGCAAGTTTATTCTTGTAAACTAATATAAATAAACTTGACAGATTGCCAATTATTTGAGAAAGGGCCCCAATATGATTTCCCATGCCTTTGACAGGGTAATAATCATATGTCCTAATGATGTATTACAGATATCTTTTCTTCCtaggtcaatttttttttatttttcaaagtacAGTAAACCACTATTAAAATGTAATATTAAAACCAAATCTGAACCTTGTTTTTATCTTGGTGTTGAAGCAGTAATAAATTGACAAGTACAAACAAATTCTTCACAGCAGATTTAATTTACAGCAAGTCTACAGAATTTTCCATATGTTAGACAAATTACAATGAGCACAGGCGGGAAACCGAACAGGTTAAAAACTAGTGAAATCTAGTTCTTATTGATTAAATGACTTAACGGGCAACAGTCCTCAATCCCCATTAAAACCTACAAATGCTGGCACCTTTACTTCAGTAAACGTGCACCATGCCATAGAGGAAGGTCCAAAAAAGAACATAAGTGAAAAGGCCACCTATTAAGCCACCGGTGAAAAGGGGCCTCCGCGATTTGAAATACTTATTCCACCGTCGTCCTGATTTCAGCACTAGgagcagagagaggagaaatgagGCCAGGAAGTAAAAGATGAAGCCATATAAAGCTGTCAGCCCCAGAATCCCTGCTGTCGCTCCTGAGAGGGCAGACACAGATGTTCTGCAATAGTCAAGAACTGCGGCGTTCCCTCGGACTGCTGCCTCACTGATGAACTGGGGGCCTTCTCGCTTTGCCATGACTGCAGCCATCCCAGATCAATGACCTTCTCACAGAACTGCAAGAAGAGCAGAGGAAAAAGAATGGCTTTATACTACAGTGAGGATATGAGTTCAAGTGCTTTTTAAAGTTGTTTTCCAACTATTCCACACTCACCACTAATACAACAGAGCCCAGGAGTCTAATCAGGCTGCAGAACATGTCTTTACCAATAACTATCTGCAAATGTCACAATATACAACAGTATGTGTCAAATTGTCACATTACAACCTGCATCAAAAGACATATTATTCAAGAGCAATTGCATCTGAAAAAATATCAAGCAGTCTCCCAAagagactcgggggggggggggggggggggggggaatttacagcaaaaaaaaaaaaagttgcattttattacaggccagttagtatTAGAATTAAAATGTGCCTGTTTCATTACCAATGCATCCAATCTGGGAAGTTTAAAATCTGAAATGTATTCTTGTGTGTGAAAATCTAAGCTAGCAAAACAAGTTCTGTTTAAAATACTACTTACTTAGTAAAAACTGCACAAACAAACCACTGACTAAAAGATTTCAGAATGGAAACAATTCAAACTAAATATCTATGAGAATCTAAATCTCAGTACTAAAGTAAATCTTTAACTACTGCTCATCTTAACAATGCagtaaaattgttttatttgaaGTTATAGAATGTAGAATAGTAGACTTCATTTAATTTAAAACTAAACCAAAATGCAGGGAAAAGGCATTTTGTAAACTGATAATTATATAAACTGATTATTTTACATTGCACAGCAGGTAGTACTTGAATTGCTCTTAATGGCAAAACACAAAAAtgacaaactaaggcctggattcactctTCTCATAGAGAAGAGTGAATCCCAGCGCTAAATGGAGGCgaagtggggggtgggcctgcaaaagccggcagcgatcgtacctcTGCAGTGCTATctctgccggctttcacacccaatagcgccatcgtaaaaggtggtgctattgggcacgctactggcagcgaaaagggttcttacctttcgccgtcagcgaagtcgtcgcggagtccgccctgactcctccccttccggggcagactccgccccaatctaggTATGTGCGAAAGccccttttcacgtgtgatcactttagaaaatgaccccctaagctggATAATTCTGTAAATGTTATTGCACTtaacaaaacagcaaaaataGTCTTTAATCCAGAGCTTGATGTGATTATTGGCAAGCACAGCACAGTACAGTACAAACATATGCAGGATAAGTAGCTACAAGTCCTGGACAAAACACCAAGATAAGTAAATAATAATGCTTTCTTAGGCATACATGCAAATGAATCtctgaaatctgatcagtctatGTGATATTCCGCCAGGTATGCAAAGGCTGTTAAATACAAACGTAATCATTCCTGCAGACCTACCACCTATCtctctttcaggccaatacagtaaaggtcacgggagagcctgctctcccggcgcatgcacaggccactctcctgtgcacgcgattcggggggggggggggggacggactgaCAAACATACAAATTAGGGCacatggtaaaaagaggtgctagggacactagcacgtccctagcgcctcttttttgacggaagcggcggctgtcagtgagtttgacagccgacgctcaattttgtcagcgtcggctctcaaacccgctgacaaccatgggttcggaaaccgaacactggcaaaattgagcatccggttttcaacccgcgagccgcggccaatttaaaatctctcttttcttttttttttttttttttttaattattttaaacttttaggccctccgacttaatatcatggcgcctctgaattaatatcatggcgatattaatatcaccatgatattaagtcagagggtgtacagaaaagcaatttttactgcttttctgtacactttcccagcagaaattaacacctacctttgggtaggcactaatttctgaaagtaattttacttactgaatcacgcaggactaactaatagggccatcaacatttgcatgttgcgggcactattagtttcaaagggggggggggggggttggatgtgcgttttcgacacgctattactccttactgaataagggtagagctagcgcatccaaacgcagggtaacagtgcgctccagcggagcgcactgtactgtatcggcctgtttaaaAGGGAAGTCATTTCTAGTCACTTTCACCCGTACCAATACAGCTTCAGGGTTAAAGACTTCTGGATCTCCAAAGATCTGTCAAACGCCATGAAATCAGGGCCAGCTTTTGGGGTGTGTGCGCTGGGCACCAGGCAAGAAGGGGCAAACCACGCTAGTGCCCGTTTGCTCCAGGCTCTTACACATCATGTGGccagggagaaagagaagggacTGCGAGAGATGCTGGAGACACCACGACTACTTAAAGAGAGCGTTACCACTGCCGCAGAGGTTGGTTCATCAAGTTCAGCTTTCGCACATAGTACCAGG
It encodes:
- the EMC6 gene encoding ER membrane protein complex subunit 6, with the translated sequence MAAVMAKREGPQFISEAAVRGNAAVLDYCRTSVSALSGATAGILGLTALYGFIFYFLASFLLSLLLVLKSGRRWNKYFKSRRPLFTGGLIGGLFTYVLFWTFLYGMVHVY